From a single Staphylococcus epidermidis genomic region:
- the narH gene encoding nitrate reductase subunit beta, translated as MKIKAQVAMVLNLDKCIGCHTCSVTCKNTWTNRPGAEYMWFNNVETKPGVGYPKRWEDQGQYKGGWVLNKKGKLELKSGNRWSKIALGKIFYNPDMPLIQDYYEPWTYNYEHLTNAKQGQHSPVATAHSLISGDRLNLKWGPNWEDDLAGGHITGPEDPNIQKIEEDIKFQFDETFMMYLPRLCEHCLNPSCVASCPSGAMYKRDEDGIVLVDQEACRGWRYCMTGCPYKKVYFNWKTNKAEKCTFCFPRIEAGMPTVCSETCTGRMRYLGVLLYDADRVQEAASAKDEKDLYEKQLDLFLDPFDEEVIAQAEKDGINQEWITAAQNSPVYKLAIEYKMAFPLHPEFRTMPMVWYCPPLSPIMSYFEGENAGQNPDMIFPAIEEMRLPIQYLANLLTAGDTKPVKEGLQKMAMMRSYMRSQITNQPFDTSKLERLGLTERQMTEMYRLLGIAKYEDRFVVPSSHKETYLDTYKAQGSQGYGGEYFGSNCEGCGVAVQSGKTGQEIYNENFYGGIFRD; from the coding sequence TTGAAGATTAAAGCGCAAGTTGCAATGGTATTGAATCTAGACAAATGTATTGGTTGTCATACTTGCAGTGTGACATGTAAAAACACATGGACAAATCGACCTGGTGCAGAATATATGTGGTTTAATAACGTAGAAACAAAACCGGGTGTAGGATATCCAAAAAGATGGGAAGACCAAGGACAATATAAAGGTGGTTGGGTGCTAAATAAAAAAGGAAAGCTTGAATTAAAATCTGGTAACAGATGGTCAAAAATTGCTTTAGGTAAAATCTTCTATAATCCAGACATGCCACTCATTCAAGATTATTATGAACCGTGGACATATAACTATGAACACTTAACCAATGCTAAACAAGGACAGCACTCTCCCGTGGCGACAGCTCACTCTTTAATTTCAGGTGATAGATTGAATCTTAAATGGGGGCCAAACTGGGAAGATGATTTAGCTGGAGGTCACATTACAGGACCAGAGGATCCAAATATTCAGAAAATAGAAGAAGATATTAAATTCCAATTCGATGAGACATTTATGATGTATTTACCAAGACTATGTGAACACTGTTTAAATCCAAGTTGCGTAGCATCTTGTCCATCAGGAGCTATGTATAAACGAGATGAGGATGGTATCGTACTCGTCGATCAAGAAGCCTGTCGAGGTTGGAGATACTGTATGACTGGATGTCCGTATAAAAAAGTATATTTTAACTGGAAAACGAATAAAGCTGAAAAATGTACATTTTGTTTCCCACGAATCGAAGCTGGTATGCCAACTGTTTGTTCCGAAACTTGTACAGGACGTATGAGATATTTAGGTGTTTTATTATATGACGCAGATCGCGTTCAAGAAGCGGCTTCAGCTAAAGATGAAAAAGACTTATACGAAAAACAATTAGACCTATTCCTTGATCCATTTGATGAGGAAGTCATTGCACAAGCTGAAAAAGATGGAATAAATCAAGAATGGATTACAGCAGCTCAAAACTCACCAGTGTATAAATTGGCAATAGAATATAAAATGGCCTTTCCATTGCATCCTGAATTTAGAACTATGCCGATGGTGTGGTATTGTCCACCTTTAAGTCCTATTATGAGTTATTTCGAAGGTGAAAATGCAGGTCAAAATCCAGATATGATTTTCCCAGCTATTGAGGAAATGCGTTTACCTATTCAATACTTAGCAAATTTATTAACTGCTGGCGACACAAAACCTGTTAAAGAGGGCTTACAAAAAATGGCGATGATGAGAAGTTATATGCGTTCTCAAATAACAAACCAACCTTTCGATACTTCTAAATTAGAACGATTAGGACTTACTGAAAGACAGATGACTGAAATGTATCGCTTACTAGGTATTGCTAAATATGAAGATCGTTTTGTTGTGCCTTCTTCCCATAAAGAAACATATTTAGATACTTATAAAGCGCAAGGAAGTCAAGGTTACGGTGGAGAGTACTTTGGCTCTAATTGTGAAGGTTGTGGTGTTGCAGTTCAATCAGGTAAAACTGGACAAGAAATTTATAATGAAAATTTCTATGGAGGGATCTTCCGTGATTAA
- the narJ gene encoding nitrate reductase molybdenum cofactor assembly chaperone, producing MINLEQLSLYQDSLGYLGQQMNFPEKMTFHPKIFEETISKSHPGYEDLLAYREVMMNYTLSEIKAIYTDTFDFSKKHPLYMTFNKFDTQKERGQMLAKLKVLYEMFGLKMVDNELSDFLPLMLQFLQVADFKNDSRAQENLQLVIMIIEDGTYEMANTLAENNNPYAYVVSALRKTLKACIVPLKEVENHA from the coding sequence GTGATTAACCTTGAACAATTAAGTCTATACCAAGATAGCTTAGGCTATCTTGGTCAACAAATGAATTTTCCAGAAAAAATGACATTTCATCCAAAAATATTTGAAGAAACTATTTCTAAGTCTCACCCCGGCTACGAAGATTTGCTTGCATATAGAGAAGTCATGATGAATTATACTTTGTCAGAAATTAAAGCTATCTATACAGATACATTTGATTTTAGTAAAAAACACCCACTCTATATGACATTTAATAAATTTGACACGCAAAAGGAACGGGGTCAAATGCTAGCTAAATTAAAGGTTTTATACGAAATGTTTGGACTAAAAATGGTTGATAATGAATTATCTGATTTTCTCCCATTGATGCTACAGTTTTTGCAAGTTGCTGATTTTAAAAATGATAGTCGAGCACAGGAAAACCTTCAACTTGTCATTATGATTATTGAAGATGGTACGTATGAAATGGCAAATACCCTAGCTGAAAACAATAATCCCTATGCATATGTTGTCAGTGCATTAAGAAAAACGTTAAAAGCGTGTATCGTGCCTTTGAAAGAGGTGGAAAATCATGCTTAA
- the narI gene encoding respiratory nitrate reductase subunit gamma: protein MLNQFVWVIYPYLCLAIFVIGHIARYKYDQFSWTAKSSEMIEKKRLKWGSLLFHLGIIPVFFGHVVGLLIPANWLEAIGVNNHIYHIGAVYIGSVFGIITLIGMLLLTLRRLSIKNVRRLSSFSDIFVNIVLLIILIMGCYSTLVTNAIQPEFDYRQTIAIWFRHLFMFSPNADLMLNVPWSFKLHILLGFTVFACWPFTRLVHVWSVPLSYMNRRYIVYRKNKI from the coding sequence ATGCTTAATCAATTTGTATGGGTTATTTATCCATATTTATGTTTAGCAATATTTGTTATTGGACATATCGCAAGATATAAATATGATCAATTTTCATGGACAGCAAAGTCGAGTGAAATGATTGAAAAGAAACGATTAAAATGGGGAAGTTTACTTTTTCATTTAGGTATTATTCCGGTATTCTTTGGTCATGTTGTGGGATTATTGATTCCCGCTAATTGGTTAGAGGCGATAGGAGTAAATAATCATATCTATCATATAGGTGCAGTTTATATAGGTAGTGTTTTTGGTATAATAACATTAATAGGAATGTTGTTGCTAACTTTAAGACGACTATCCATCAAAAACGTTAGACGATTAAGTTCATTTTCAGATATATTTGTGAATATCGTTTTGTTGATTATTTTAATAATGGGTTGTTATTCTACGCTTGTAACCAATGCGATTCAACCTGAATTTGATTATCGTCAAACCATTGCGATATGGTTTAGACATTTATTCATGTTTTCTCCAAATGCTGACTTAATGTTAAACGTGCCTTGGTCGTTTAAACTGCACATATTATTAGGGTTTACAGTGTTTGCGTGTTGGCCATTTACTCGTTTAGTACATGTTTGGAGTGTACCACTGTCATATATGAACAGAAGATATATTGTTTATCGCAAAAACAAAATTTAA
- the nreA gene encoding nitrate respiration regulation accessory nitrate sensor NreA — protein sequence MEPESLKHNQHLQMNLDKLRAQEGYDFGGIALYDYHHTSSPIKWQYVSGNTNDRYKLIILRKGRGLAGMVMKTGKRMVIADVDTALSPEEKVKFPIILSESLTAVVAVPLWLENSMYGVLLLGQRNHQPLPQSLDQLNIEKQIGIFTEIN from the coding sequence GTGGAACCAGAATCTTTAAAACATAATCAACATTTACAAATGAATTTAGATAAGTTGAGAGCACAAGAGGGTTATGATTTTGGTGGTATCGCTTTATATGATTATCATCACACTTCATCACCAATTAAATGGCAATATGTTTCAGGTAACACAAATGATAGATATAAACTTATCATTTTGAGAAAGGGTAGAGGGCTTGCTGGAATGGTGATGAAAACCGGTAAGCGTATGGTTATTGCTGATGTAGATACAGCTTTATCTCCAGAAGAGAAAGTTAAATTTCCAATCATTCTTAGTGAGTCATTGACAGCTGTAGTTGCAGTCCCTTTATGGTTAGAAAATTCAATGTATGGCGTTTTATTATTAGGTCAAAGAAATCATCAGCCGTTACCTCAGTCATTGGACCAACTTAATATTGAAAAACAAATCGGTATTTTTACAGAAATAAACTAG
- a CDS encoding sensor histidine kinase, with protein MLEQTDLSLEQLLKNYYETTNEKIVFVNRQGKIIAMNDAAKDILTEEDNYNAMTNAICHRCEGYSNEYDVQSCKDCFLETTQLQHSNFQVFMKTKDNEIKPFTAMYQNIDEQRGISAFTLQNVAPQIERQEKMYQQKMLHRSIQAQENERKRISRELHDSVIQDMLNIDVELRLLKYKHRDKVLAETSQRIEGLLSQLIDDIRNMSVELRPSSLDDLGIEAAFKSYFKQFEENYGMHIKYDSNIKGMRFDNEIETVVYRVVQEGVFNALKYAEVNEIEVSTHSDGKQLVAEVVDRGKGFSLDHHPKGSGLGLYGMRERAELVNGHVNIETHINRGTIITLDIPI; from the coding sequence ATGTTGGAGCAAACTGATTTAAGTTTAGAGCAATTACTTAAGAATTATTATGAAACCACGAACGAGAAAATTGTATTTGTTAATAGACAAGGCAAAATTATTGCTATGAATGACGCAGCAAAAGATATTTTAACTGAGGAAGATAATTATAATGCTATGACAAATGCGATTTGTCATCGATGCGAAGGATACTCTAATGAATATGATGTACAATCGTGTAAAGATTGTTTTTTAGAGACAACGCAATTACAACATTCCAATTTCCAAGTATTTATGAAGACAAAAGATAATGAAATTAAGCCTTTTACAGCTATGTATCAAAATATTGATGAACAAAGAGGTATTAGTGCATTTACCTTACAGAATGTGGCGCCTCAGATTGAAAGGCAAGAAAAAATGTATCAACAAAAAATGTTACATCGTTCAATTCAAGCACAAGAAAATGAACGAAAGCGTATTTCTAGAGAATTACATGATAGTGTAATACAGGATATGCTCAATATAGATGTTGAACTAAGGCTTTTGAAGTATAAGCACAGGGATAAGGTGTTAGCTGAAACATCTCAACGTATAGAAGGCTTATTATCACAGCTTATTGATGATATTAGAAATATGTCTGTTGAATTAAGACCTTCTTCTCTCGACGATTTAGGCATTGAAGCAGCTTTTAAATCATATTTTAAACAGTTTGAAGAAAATTATGGTATGCATATTAAATATGATTCGAACATTAAAGGCATGCGTTTTGATAATGAAATTGAAACAGTTGTGTATCGTGTAGTTCAAGAGGGTGTATTTAATGCTCTAAAATATGCTGAGGTTAATGAAATTGAGGTAAGTACGCATAGTGATGGCAAGCAGCTTGTAGCAGAGGTTGTGGATCGAGGTAAAGGGTTTAGTTTAGATCATCACCCTAAAGGCTCTGGACTTGGATTGTACGGAATGAGAGAACGTGCAGAATTAGTTAACGGTCATGTTAATATAGAGACACATATTAATAGAGGTACTATAATTACATTAGATATACCGATTTAA
- the nreC gene encoding nitrate respiration regulation response regulator NreC (Involved in the regulation of the the nitrate reductase operon narGHJI) gives MKIVIADDHAVVRTGFSMILNYQEDMEVVATAADGVEAYQKVLEHRPDVLILDLSMPPGESGLIATSKISESFPDTKILILTMFDDEEYLFHVLKSGAKGYILKNSPDEQLILAVRTVYQGETYVDMKLTTSLVNEFVNQSQTDEVSSSSDPFKILSKRELEILPLIAKGYGNKDIAEKLFVSVKTVEAHKTHIMTKLNLKSKPELVEYALKKKLLEF, from the coding sequence GTGAAAATAGTTATAGCGGATGACCATGCAGTTGTTAGGACAGGATTTTCAATGATATTAAATTATCAAGAAGATATGGAAGTTGTTGCAACTGCAGCTGACGGGGTTGAAGCTTATCAAAAAGTGTTAGAACATCGACCAGATGTTTTAATTTTAGATTTGAGCATGCCGCCAGGAGAGTCAGGCTTAATCGCAACCAGTAAAATTTCTGAAAGTTTTCCTGATACTAAAATTTTAATACTTACGATGTTTGATGACGAAGAATATTTATTTCATGTGTTAAAAAGTGGTGCTAAAGGATACATTTTAAAAAATTCACCTGATGAGCAATTAATATTGGCCGTACGTACAGTATATCAAGGTGAAACTTATGTTGATATGAAATTGACGACGTCTTTAGTCAATGAGTTTGTCAATCAATCACAAACGGATGAAGTGTCATCATCTTCAGATCCATTTAAAATTTTATCGAAACGAGAGTTAGAAATATTACCTCTTATAGCAAAAGGCTATGGCAATAAAGATATTGCAGAAAAGTTGTTTGTATCGGTGAAAACGGTAGAGGCACATAAAACGCATATTATGACGAAACTAAATTTAAAGAGTAAACCTGAATTAGTTGAATATGCCTTAAAGAAAAAATTATTAGAATTTTAA
- a CDS encoding nitrate/nitrite transporter has product MNMKKGVSQLTLQTLSLVAGFMAWSIISPLMPFISQDVDISPGQISVILAIPVILGSVLRVPFGYLTNIVGAKWVFFWSFIVLLLPIFLLGQAQSPGMLMLSGFFLGIGGAIFSVGVTSVPKYFSKDKVGLANGIYGVGNIGTAVSSFCAPVLAGAIGWQNTVRSYLIILSIFAILMFFLGDKNEPKVKIPLMAQVKDLSKNYKLYYLSLWYFITFGAFVAFGIFLPNFLVDHFSIDKVDAGIRSGIFIALATFLRPVGGVIGDKFNAVQALIIDFVIMIIGALILSLSSHIVLFTIGCLAISICAGIGNGLIFKLVPSYFSKEAGSANGIVSMMGGLGGFFPPLVITFVTSITGSSHLAFFFLAIFGVIALITMIHLNKKEKAIRI; this is encoded by the coding sequence ATGAACATGAAAAAGGGTGTTTCTCAGCTTACGTTACAGACATTGAGTTTGGTCGCAGGCTTTATGGCATGGAGTATCATTTCTCCATTAATGCCATTTATTTCACAAGATGTTGATATTTCTCCAGGACAAATATCTGTCATTTTAGCTATTCCTGTTATTTTAGGTTCTGTACTACGTGTACCATTTGGGTACTTAACTAACATTGTAGGAGCGAAATGGGTGTTTTTCTGGAGTTTTATTGTACTATTACTTCCAATTTTTCTTTTAGGTCAAGCTCAATCACCCGGTATGCTAATGTTATCAGGATTCTTTCTAGGAATTGGTGGCGCAATTTTTTCAGTAGGTGTTACTTCAGTACCTAAATACTTTTCAAAAGACAAAGTTGGTTTAGCAAATGGTATATATGGTGTAGGTAATATTGGTACTGCAGTTTCATCATTTTGTGCCCCAGTGTTAGCAGGTGCAATTGGCTGGCAAAATACAGTTCGTAGTTATTTAATTATTCTAAGTATATTTGCAATTTTAATGTTTTTTTTAGGAGATAAAAATGAGCCGAAAGTGAAGATTCCTTTGATGGCTCAAGTCAAAGACCTATCTAAGAATTATAAGTTGTATTATTTAAGTTTGTGGTATTTTATTACTTTTGGAGCTTTTGTGGCTTTTGGGATTTTTTTACCGAACTTTCTAGTTGATCATTTTAGTATTGATAAAGTGGATGCAGGTATTCGTTCAGGTATATTTATAGCACTAGCGACGTTCTTAAGACCGGTTGGTGGTGTTATAGGTGATAAATTTAATGCAGTACAAGCGCTTATCATCGACTTCGTGATAATGATTATTGGTGCGCTTATATTAAGCTTATCTAGTCATATTGTTCTGTTTACGATAGGCTGTTTAGCAATTAGTATCTGTGCAGGTATAGGTAATGGTTTAATATTTAAATTAGTACCTTCATACTTTTCTAAAGAAGCAGGTTCAGCGAATGGTATTGTATCCATGATGGGAGGACTAGGCGGTTTCTTCCCACCACTGGTGATTACTTTTGTAACGAGTATCACTGGTTCAAGTCATCTCGCTTTCTTCTTCTTGGCTATATTTGGTGTAATTGCTCTTATTACAATGATTCATTTAAATAAAAAAGAAAAAGCTATTCGTATATAA
- a CDS encoding MarR family winged helix-turn-helix transcriptional regulator: protein MYVENSYLSKQLCFLFYVSSKEIIKKYTDYLKEYGLTYTGYIVLMAIEDDEKLNIKKLGERVFLDSGTLTPLLKKLEKKNYVIRTREEQDERNLQISLTERGKDIQNVLSDISQSVFNEFNITQEETQNLVEDLQNFVTKNFDKTVEK, encoded by the coding sequence ATGTATGTAGAGAATAGTTATTTGAGCAAACAATTATGTTTTTTATTTTATGTTTCCTCTAAAGAAATCATCAAAAAATATACAGATTACCTAAAAGAGTATGGTCTTACATACACAGGTTATATTGTATTAATGGCGATAGAAGATGATGAGAAACTTAACATTAAAAAACTAGGCGAAAGAGTCTTCTTGGATTCTGGCACGCTGACACCATTATTAAAAAAATTAGAGAAAAAGAATTATGTCATTCGAACTCGTGAAGAACAAGATGAACGGAACCTTCAAATTTCTTTAACAGAACGTGGCAAGGATATTCAAAATGTTCTATCTGATATTTCACAAAGTGTTTTTAATGAATTTAATATTACTCAAGAAGAAACCCAAAATTTAGTTGAAGACTTGCAAAATTTTGTAACGAAAAATTTTGATAAAACAGTGGAAAAGTGA
- a CDS encoding nitroreductase family protein — protein MTRINDFNEVLNSRKSVKVFDENYKIPREEMDEIITKATKAPSSVNMQPWRIAVVESDEMKEKVKESFGFNSRQLTTSSAMLIIFGDLQNYEKAEQIYGDAVEQQLMTEDIKAQLLDWILPYYKNLSREGMKDIVNIDSSLMAMQLMLTAKAHGYDTNPIGGFDKENIADIIGYDSDRYLPVLAIAIGKKAQDAHDSVRLRIDDVREFL, from the coding sequence TTGACACGTATAAATGATTTTAACGAAGTGCTTAACAGTAGAAAATCAGTAAAGGTATTTGATGAGAATTATAAAATTCCTCGAGAAGAAATGGATGAAATCATTACTAAAGCAACTAAAGCACCATCATCGGTTAATATGCAACCATGGAGAATTGCTGTTGTAGAAAGTGATGAAATGAAAGAAAAAGTTAAAGAATCATTTGGATTCAATTCCAGACAGTTAACAACATCCTCAGCTATGTTAATTATTTTTGGAGATTTACAAAACTACGAAAAAGCTGAACAGATTTATGGCGATGCTGTAGAACAACAATTGATGACAGAAGATATCAAAGCACAACTGTTAGATTGGATATTACCCTATTATAAAAACTTATCTAGAGAAGGCATGAAAGATATTGTGAATATAGATAGTAGTTTAATGGCAATGCAATTAATGCTTACAGCGAAAGCTCATGGATACGATACAAACCCTATTGGCGGCTTCGATAAAGAAAATATTGCGGATATTATCGGTTATGATTCTGACAGATATCTGCCAGTTTTAGCGATTGCTATAGGTAAAAAAGCACAAGATGCACACGATTCAGTGAGACTTCGAATTGATGATGTAAGGGAGTTTTTATAA
- a CDS encoding DUF3139 domain-containing protein — protein sequence MSKKQVIFRVIIILIISLILAIAFFFGLKAYQGHKNLELIDSYMSDHHLNDKVKKDKTSYSTKKGLYYKEVVFKDEPNVTYVIQPISTSKGIFIEGFDSETKKSIKKAKHSDFDQKYKPSK from the coding sequence ATGAGTAAGAAACAGGTTATTTTTAGGGTAATCATTATTTTGATTATCTCTCTAATATTAGCAATTGCATTTTTCTTTGGACTCAAAGCTTATCAAGGTCATAAAAATCTTGAACTGATTGATAGCTATATGAGCGACCATCATCTTAATGATAAAGTGAAAAAAGACAAAACATCATATAGCACTAAAAAGGGGCTATACTATAAAGAAGTCGTTTTCAAAGATGAACCTAACGTGACATATGTGATTCAACCTATCAGTACTTCAAAAGGAATATTCATTGAAGGTTTTGATAGCGAAACGAAGAAAAGTATTAAAAAAGCAAAACATAGTGATTTTGATCAAAAATATAAACCTTCTAAATAA
- a CDS encoding dicarboxylate/amino acid:cation symporter — translation MALFKKKISLPTQVIIALVLGVIAGLLLYGQDDVANYIKPFGDVFLNLIKMIIIPIVFCSLALSISNLGDSKKVGSYGWKAILYFEIITTIAIGLGLIIGNLFKPGSGLDPDKLPKGDITKYQSSAHSAEQATTYGNHLIDTLVHIVPTNLFESMAKGELLPIIFFAVFFGLGLAAIGEKAEPVKGFLNGTLEAVFWMINKILKLAPIGVFAFICTTVMTFGASALIPLFKLLVVVVFAMVFFVIVVLGIVARMVGISIFSIMKILKSELLLAFSTSSSEAVLPIMMKKMERFGSPKDVTSFVIPIGYSFNLDGSALYQSIAALFVAQMYDIHLSLTEQLVLMATLMIASKGMAGVPGVSIVVLLTTLTSMNITAQGLALIIGIDRLLDMVRTCVNVIGNALSTVVIAKWENVYDKEKGQNYLNSI, via the coding sequence ATGGCTCTATTCAAGAAAAAAATAAGTCTACCAACGCAAGTAATTATTGCTTTGGTACTCGGTGTCATCGCTGGTCTATTACTATATGGACAAGATGATGTTGCAAATTATATTAAGCCATTTGGTGATGTGTTCTTAAATTTAATTAAGATGATCATCATTCCGATTGTATTTTGTTCATTAGCCTTATCTATTTCAAATTTAGGGGATTCTAAAAAGGTAGGAAGCTATGGATGGAAAGCAATCCTTTATTTTGAGATTATTACAACTATCGCTATAGGTTTAGGTCTTATCATTGGTAATCTATTCAAACCAGGTTCAGGTCTAGATCCAGATAAATTACCTAAAGGCGATATTACTAAATATCAATCATCTGCACATTCAGCAGAACAAGCGACTACTTATGGTAATCATCTTATAGATACATTAGTTCATATTGTGCCAACGAATTTATTTGAATCTATGGCAAAAGGTGAGTTATTACCGATTATCTTTTTCGCAGTATTTTTTGGATTAGGATTAGCTGCGATAGGAGAAAAAGCAGAACCCGTTAAAGGATTCTTAAATGGTACTTTAGAAGCTGTATTTTGGATGATCAATAAAATTTTAAAATTAGCTCCAATTGGAGTATTTGCATTTATCTGTACGACAGTAATGACTTTTGGTGCTTCTGCATTAATTCCATTATTTAAATTATTAGTTGTTGTAGTATTTGCTATGGTTTTCTTTGTTATTGTAGTATTAGGAATTGTTGCAAGAATGGTTGGAATAAGTATTTTTTCAATCATGAAGATACTTAAAAGTGAATTGTTACTTGCCTTTTCTACTTCAAGTTCAGAAGCAGTATTGCCGATTATGATGAAGAAAATGGAACGCTTTGGTTCGCCAAAAGATGTTACTTCATTTGTTATTCCTATCGGTTATTCATTTAATTTAGATGGCTCAGCTTTATATCAATCTATAGCTGCTTTATTTGTTGCTCAAATGTATGATATACATTTATCATTAACTGAACAACTTGTATTAATGGCCACACTTATGATTGCTTCAAAAGGTATGGCTGGGGTGCCAGGCGTATCTATTGTAGTTTTATTAACAACATTAACTTCTATGAACATAACAGCACAAGGTCTTGCTTTAATTATTGGTATTGATCGTTTATTAGATATGGTTCGTACATGTGTTAATGTTATTGGTAATGCACTATCAACAGTTGTTATTGCTAAGTGGGAAAACGTCTATGATAAAGAGAAAGGTCAAAACTACTTAAATTCAATTTAA
- a CDS encoding DUF4889 domain-containing protein: MKNKKGLGIGLITIMIIVCIVLVIMMFVGGKKESYYGIMKDSTTIDKMINTKNEKIEKNVELPKDANVSVKKEDFVMLFKDEKTGKITKVKKVNHDDVPHGLMSKIHDMGNMKHGM; this comes from the coding sequence ATGAAAAATAAAAAAGGATTAGGCATAGGTCTTATCACAATTATGATTATCGTTTGTATTGTACTAGTAATCATGATGTTCGTGGGTGGTAAGAAAGAATCATACTACGGTATTATGAAAGATAGCACGACTATTGATAAAATGATAAATACTAAAAATGAAAAAATTGAAAAAAACGTAGAATTACCTAAAGATGCTAATGTATCAGTTAAAAAAGAAGATTTTGTGATGCTCTTTAAAGATGAAAAAACTGGAAAAATTACTAAAGTTAAGAAAGTTAATCACGATGACGTACCTCATGGTTTAATGTCAAAAATCCATGATATGGGTAATATGAAACACGGAATGTAG
- a CDS encoding pyridoxamine 5'-phosphate oxidase family protein: protein MNKQQVTKAIEKVLNSSKIGVLSTAHHNKPNSRYMVFYNDDLNLYTKTNINSLKVEEIENNPDAHILLGYNETTNNSFVEIDATIEVVKNQKVIDWLWETQDKTFFNSKEDPELCVLKFIPRSIKLMNDDELDTPATIEL, encoded by the coding sequence TTGAATAAACAACAAGTGACAAAAGCAATAGAAAAAGTATTAAATTCTTCAAAAATTGGTGTCCTATCAACAGCACATCATAATAAACCTAATAGCAGATATATGGTCTTTTACAACGATGACTTAAACTTATATACAAAAACGAATATCAATTCACTAAAAGTCGAAGAAATAGAAAATAATCCTGATGCTCATATTTTATTAGGCTATAACGAAACAACAAACAATAGCTTTGTTGAAATAGATGCCACTATAGAAGTTGTCAAAAATCAAAAAGTTATTGATTGGTTATGGGAAACTCAAGACAAAACATTTTTCAATTCAAAAGAAGATCCTGAATTATGTGTACTCAAATTTATACCTCGTTCAATTAAATTAATGAATGATGATGAACTAGATACGCCAGCTACAATTGAGTTATAA